In Candidatus Cohnella colombiensis, one DNA window encodes the following:
- a CDS encoding FMN-binding protein, with protein sequence MDKKWVILCSTAVAAVYAAGYFTTETQASIVQPPLYIEENHQSNDVQPNDMPTISSQTNNSQTNNSQTNSSQTNNSQTNNSQTNSSQTNSVEPTTPIIRLYQDGTYTGLGKNRRGSIQVAVTFKNDKITDVEISKFAMHYSKRDVVGLPEEVLQIQSAQVRNVSGATYSTRAFKDAINDAMSQAQNA encoded by the coding sequence ATGGACAAAAAGTGGGTGATTCTATGTTCGACGGCAGTTGCCGCAGTATACGCCGCCGGCTATTTTACAACAGAAACTCAAGCATCAATCGTTCAACCCCCACTGTATATCGAGGAAAATCATCAATCAAATGATGTACAACCTAATGATATGCCGACAATCAGTAGTCAAACAAACAATAGCCAAACAAACAATAGTCAAACAAACAGTAGTCAAACAAACAATAGCCAAACAAACAATAGTCAAACAAACAGTAGTCAAACAAACAGTGTGGAACCGACTACGCCAATCATTCGCCTCTATCAAGACGGTACCTATACAGGTTTGGGAAAGAATCGACGTGGGTCGATTCAAGTGGCAGTCACCTTCAAGAACGATAAAATTACAGATGTTGAGATCAGTAAGTTTGCAATGCACTATTCAAAAAGAGATGTAGTAGGGTTACCTGAAGAAGTACTACAGATTCAAAGTGCGCAGGTGAGGAATGTATCGGGTGCAACGTATAGTACCCGTGCCTTCAAAGACGCAATCAATGATGCGATGTCTCAAGCGCAAAACGCATAA
- a CDS encoding HAMP domain-containing sensor histidine kinase codes for MFNNIRRKLVIVNAVVFLLVITVLSSLLYIHMRYRLSHDMDEMMRQAETRVQSYHNLSELLRSNYSDPQQDERTTYLFWNEQGQLIGQLPAQSFSLDIAIQFRAPEEKVTLRTLTLDKHSYRVMQFPNRNQSSSKIVTIGIVRSLEDIESTLHNLLWDIAMAIIAGVVISVIAGFFLAGRALIPIRNSWDKQQRFVADASHELRTPTAIIHAQTELLLRHPTHSIEQESPHIAVILKESRRMNRLLDDLLTLARSDSNQLQIQTSIIPLNSLLLELTGQFQLLASTKEIVLLSDLQEPLSLWGDEGRIRQLLIILLDNALKFTPPSGRIEVAGRYQSNHVYISVSDNGCGIAEDELPHIFDRFYRGDKIRSRSEGGTGLGLSIAQWIVDVHGGVIRIESKVDQGTKVELLFPRKK; via the coding sequence ATGTTTAATAACATCCGCAGAAAATTGGTCATTGTGAATGCTGTAGTGTTCCTTCTGGTTATCACAGTATTGAGCTCATTATTATACATTCACATGCGATATCGGTTATCACACGATATGGATGAAATGATGAGACAGGCGGAAACCCGAGTACAATCCTACCATAATCTCTCGGAATTACTTCGATCTAATTATTCCGATCCTCAGCAGGATGAGAGGACGACATACTTATTTTGGAATGAGCAGGGTCAGTTGATTGGGCAGTTGCCTGCACAATCATTCTCACTGGACATCGCTATTCAATTCAGAGCTCCGGAGGAGAAGGTAACACTTCGAACGCTTACTCTTGACAAGCATAGCTATCGGGTCATGCAATTTCCCAATCGCAATCAAAGCTCAAGCAAGATCGTAACAATCGGAATTGTCAGAAGCCTAGAGGACATTGAAAGTACGCTCCACAACTTATTATGGGATATAGCCATGGCGATAATTGCAGGTGTTGTTATATCAGTTATCGCAGGTTTTTTTCTGGCTGGACGCGCGCTAATACCTATTCGTAATTCCTGGGACAAGCAGCAACGCTTTGTTGCCGATGCCTCTCATGAATTACGGACGCCAACAGCAATTATCCATGCACAAACCGAGCTGCTACTCAGACATCCCACACATTCCATCGAGCAGGAAAGCCCTCATATCGCCGTTATTCTAAAAGAAAGCAGGCGAATGAATAGGCTACTGGACGATTTGTTGACTCTCGCTCGATCTGATTCCAATCAGCTGCAAATTCAGACATCTATCATTCCACTAAATTCCTTGCTGTTGGAATTAACGGGACAATTTCAATTGCTTGCGAGCACGAAGGAAATCGTCCTCCTATCAGATCTTCAAGAACCGTTGTCTCTATGGGGTGATGAAGGTAGAATCCGCCAGCTTCTAATCATCCTATTGGATAATGCATTGAAGTTTACTCCTCCATCCGGACGAATAGAGGTGGCGGGTCGATATCAATCCAATCACGTATATATTAGTGTGTCCGACAACGGATGCGGAATTGCAGAGGATGAACTTCCTCATATCTTTGACCGATTCTATCGCGGAGACAAAATCCGATCCCGTTCAGAAGGAGGGACAGGTCTAGGTTTGTCCATCGCACAATGGATTGTGGACGTGCATGGCGGTGTTATCCGAATAGAATCAAAGGTAGATCAAGGCACTAAAGTTGAGCTGCTCTTCCCAAGGAAAAAATAA
- a CDS encoding response regulator transcription factor, translating to MRVLVVEDDPSLLQVICDVFESESFLTDAVATGDEGYYWAQQGIHDLIVLDVMLPGMNGVDIVKKLKSQSLLVPIILLTAKDAVEDRVAGLDAGADDYITKPFAVSELLARSRAVLRRRGTMGQEGELICGPIRLIPAARDAYNGQSPLNLTATEYDLLEFFICNKDQILTREQIFDRIWGFESGSTTTAVDVYVHHLRKKLAANGADTFLRTVRGIGYLLKGDSHV from the coding sequence ATGCGCGTTCTTGTGGTGGAAGATGATCCTTCCTTACTCCAGGTAATCTGTGATGTCTTTGAAAGCGAGTCTTTCCTAACAGATGCTGTAGCGACAGGCGATGAGGGATATTATTGGGCTCAACAGGGTATACATGATCTGATTGTCCTTGATGTCATGTTGCCTGGGATGAACGGTGTTGATATCGTAAAAAAGTTAAAGTCTCAATCTTTGCTGGTCCCTATCATTCTTCTGACCGCTAAGGACGCTGTGGAGGATCGTGTCGCTGGTTTGGATGCAGGAGCAGACGATTATATAACGAAGCCATTCGCCGTCTCGGAATTATTGGCACGATCAAGAGCCGTTTTACGTAGACGAGGCACAATGGGTCAGGAAGGTGAACTAATCTGTGGCCCCATTCGGCTAATTCCTGCAGCCAGGGATGCTTATAATGGACAATCGCCTTTGAATTTAACAGCAACAGAATATGATTTGTTGGAATTTTTCATCTGCAATAAAGATCAGATATTAACTCGTGAACAGATATTTGATCGGATATGGGGATTTGAATCGGGGTCCACTACAACGGCGGTGGATGTATATGTGCATCATCTACGGAAGAAACTTGCAGCCAATGGTGCAGACACATTTCTTCGCACAGTGCGAGGCATCGGATATTTATTAAAAGGAGATTCCCATGTTTAA